The genomic segment TTGTTCATGCTGGTGTCCATCCTCGGCGCTGGATGGGTGGCCGACCTCCTGGGCCGCCGGGGCACGCTCTTGCTCGCCAACGCCTTCCTCATGGCCGGCGCCCTCGTCATGTCGCTCGGCGGCAGCTTCGCCGCCCTCATGGCCGCGCGGTTCGTCACCAGCATCGGAGCAGGGTTCTGCCGCGTCGTTGCTCCGGTGTACAACGCTGAAATCTCGCCGGCCTCCACGCGAGGCATCTTGTCCTCCTTGCTCGACGTATGTATGCTTTGCACGCACCTTGTTTGTTGGTTTGGAAGATTGGCCTAATTTGGATGGTGCGTTCGTGCAGTTGTTCGTCAACGTCGGCATCCTGCTTAGCTACGTGTCGAACTACGCCTTCGCTGGCCTGCCGGTGCACCTCGGCTGGCGCGTCATGTACGCCGTCGGCGTGCTCCCGCCCGTTTTCCTTGCTGCGGGCGTGCTCGCCATGCCGGAGTCGCCGCGGTGGCTTGTGATGCGCGGCCGCCACGATGACGCGCGCGCGGTGCTTGTGCGCACCTCGGATACCTCAGGCGAGGCCGACCTCCGCCTCGAGGAGATCAAGCAAGCAGTGGCTGGACCGCaggctgccggcggcggcggcggcgtgtggAAGGAGCTGTTCGTCCAGCCGTCGGCGAGTGTGCGTCGCATCCTCATCTGTGCGACCGGGCTGCAATTCTTCCCCCAAGCGTCAGGCATCGACGCCATCGTGTTGTACAGCCCTCTGGTATTCAAGAAAGCCGGCATGACATCCAACAACGCAGCCCTGGGCGCCACCGTGGCCATCGGGGTGGTCAAGACGTGCTTCATCCTCGTGGCCACGCTCTTCTCCGACCGCCTCGGCCGACGCCCGCTCCTCCTCGCCAGCACCGCGGGCGTCGCCGTGACGATGATGGCTCTCGCCCTAACCCTCTTAGTCGGCGCGACATCTGCGGCGACAGCGGCGGCGTGCCTCGCATTGGCGTTGGCCATCGTGGCGACGTTCTCCATCGGGTTGGGGCCGGTGGTGGCCACCTACAGCTCGGAGATCTTGCCGCTGCGGCTGCGCGCGCAGGGCGCTAGCCTGGGCGTGGCGGTGAACCGGCTAACGTGCGGGGTGGTGACCATGACGTTCATCTCGCTCGCCGATTGCCTCACCATGCCTGGGTGCTTCTTCCTGTATGCCGCCGTGGCAGCGGCTGCGTGCGCATTCGTGTACGTGCGGCTACCAGAGACAAGGGGACGAAGCCTAGAGGACATGGATGTTCTCTTCTCCAAGTGATCACGAcatggattgtttgtttcagccACAACGGCTTGTTGGGCTTCGTGCAGGAGGCGAGCAGCGGCATTGGCCACCGTCGCTCCTGCACCATGGTGGCGACACGTTTTCGACCTGGCTGGCACAGCATTGGATTCATGTAGGATAT from the Phragmites australis chromosome 19, lpPhrAust1.1, whole genome shotgun sequence genome contains:
- the LOC133899942 gene encoding polyol transporter 5-like; translation: MVKDGTADERQDLLLPSSAAMPEPDAPRWNRFAFICATLASMTTILNGYNLALMSGAQLFIREDLGLTNAKIEVLTGSMNLFMLVSILGAGWVADLLGRRGTLLLANAFLMAGALVMSLGGSFAALMAARFVTSIGAGFCRVVAPVYNAEISPASTRGILSSLLDLFVNVGILLSYVSNYAFAGLPVHLGWRVMYAVGVLPPVFLAAGVLAMPESPRWLVMRGRHDDARAVLVRTSDTSGEADLRLEEIKQAVAGPQAAGGGGGVWKELFVQPSASVRRILICATGLQFFPQASGIDAIVLYSPLVFKKAGMTSNNAALGATVAIGVVKTCFILVATLFSDRLGRRPLLLASTAGVAVTMMALALTLLVGATSAATAAACLALALAIVATFSIGLGPVVATYSSEILPLRLRAQGASLGVAVNRLTCGVVTMTFISLADCLTMPGCFFLYAAVAAAACAFVYVRLPETRGRSLEDMDVLFSK